Proteins found in one Bremerella volcania genomic segment:
- a CDS encoding polysaccharide pyruvyl transferase family protein encodes MNSPTMRRLLPAACFEPIFGPLAGKKIGLVDGVGNNVGDQLIYAATRQLLDHFQLSWRRVEPGEADGIDFLLLFGGGNLGSQYREEIRRRQTALATGLPAVILPQSAYSYEPVGLATVYLREPSGRQFYPEAHLAPDLALGYQFTASRPSKPGGLFLRQDLEGRYLDARDQNRSLGDPIRLAQTPEDYIRVAGQFEYVITDRLHFAIAAMINAVPTVLLENRTPKNRGMWETWLRDLGCQWATCPDEAISILG; translated from the coding sequence GTGAATTCACCGACCATGCGGCGGCTACTGCCGGCGGCCTGCTTCGAGCCCATTTTCGGTCCCTTAGCCGGGAAGAAGATTGGTTTGGTGGACGGAGTGGGTAACAACGTGGGCGACCAGTTGATCTATGCGGCCACGCGTCAGCTCTTGGATCACTTTCAACTATCGTGGCGGCGGGTGGAACCCGGCGAAGCCGATGGGATTGATTTCCTGCTGCTCTTTGGGGGCGGCAACCTGGGAAGTCAGTACCGGGAAGAGATTCGGCGTCGGCAAACGGCCCTGGCAACTGGGCTGCCGGCGGTAATTCTTCCGCAGTCGGCTTACTCCTATGAGCCTGTTGGTTTGGCGACCGTCTATCTCCGCGAACCGTCCGGACGGCAGTTTTATCCCGAAGCTCACTTGGCACCGGACCTCGCGCTTGGCTATCAGTTCACAGCTTCTCGGCCAAGTAAACCGGGCGGACTCTTTCTACGACAGGATCTGGAGGGACGCTATTTGGACGCGCGTGATCAGAACCGCAGTTTGGGGGATCCGATTCGACTCGCCCAGACGCCGGAAGACTACATTCGTGTCGCAGGCCAGTTCGAATACGTGATCACCGACCGGCTGCACTTTGCGATCGCCGCGATGATTAATGCGGTTCCCACAGTCCTGCTGGAAAATCGAACTCCCAAAAACCGTGGGATGTGGGAAACCTGGCTGCGAGACCTAGGATGTCAGTGGGCGACCTGTCCGGACGAAGCGATTTCGATTCTCGGGTGA
- a CDS encoding suppressor of fused domain protein, protein MTGEERNLAAEVNQAIRANDIGVLATIFREYPEIKTYESAVGPWLCAAARRNRPLVVKWLLDQGTDINSRKENTQQSALCLAVYGQASEVIDLLLERGAELDRTSIECDPLIAAVQENDLEIARKLLKHGADPHFTYALDLGETRSPLSYAEELGFIEMAQLLREHGGEVAAATLLPTREEQRKRLLEAICTGLGNANQEVIDQFTSEGGDLTVTIELLSPSSTFPFHTLVTNGLCEINCYTPEFSQRRTRLELMIHLPFTWSLTEQRYQQPRYTWPIQWLKDLVAGIVDGDIILRSPQSIISNDDPPQPLGEGTEQTCWLVLADLAEYSPIAIDPIGDVHLCTLLPIYTEERDFEKQHGIAALVEKFALSRVPPIVQPTRERLV, encoded by the coding sequence ATGACGGGTGAAGAACGAAACTTAGCGGCGGAAGTCAATCAGGCAATCCGAGCAAATGACATCGGGGTTTTGGCCACAATCTTCCGCGAGTATCCAGAAATCAAGACTTATGAGAGCGCGGTTGGCCCGTGGCTTTGCGCCGCCGCTCGTCGCAATCGACCTCTTGTGGTGAAGTGGTTACTAGACCAAGGCACCGACATCAACTCTCGAAAGGAGAATACTCAACAGTCGGCTTTGTGTCTTGCCGTCTATGGCCAAGCATCAGAAGTCATCGATCTTCTTTTGGAACGTGGTGCAGAACTCGATCGAACAAGCATAGAATGCGATCCCTTGATTGCTGCGGTTCAAGAAAACGACTTGGAGATCGCTCGGAAACTTCTCAAACATGGCGCGGATCCTCACTTCACGTATGCGCTCGACTTAGGAGAAACGCGAAGCCCCTTGTCGTATGCGGAAGAATTGGGGTTCATTGAGATGGCGCAGTTGTTGAGAGAGCATGGTGGCGAGGTAGCCGCTGCAACTTTGTTACCCACTCGCGAGGAGCAGCGGAAGCGTTTGTTAGAGGCGATATGCACCGGCCTCGGTAATGCAAATCAAGAAGTGATTGATCAATTTACTTCGGAAGGTGGTGACTTAACGGTAACCATCGAACTGCTCTCACCTTCAAGTACGTTTCCATTTCATACATTAGTCACCAATGGCCTATGTGAGATTAATTGCTACACGCCAGAGTTCTCCCAACGCCGGACGCGGTTGGAACTGATGATCCACCTTCCATTTACCTGGAGCCTTACGGAACAGCGCTATCAGCAACCAAGATATACTTGGCCAATCCAATGGCTGAAAGATCTGGTGGCGGGAATCGTAGATGGCGATATTATCCTGCGTTCCCCGCAGTCGATCATCTCTAATGACGATCCTCCGCAGCCACTTGGGGAAGGAACGGAGCAAACATGCTGGCTCGTGCTCGCGGATTTGGCGGAATACAGCCCGATCGCGATCGACCCGATCGGGGATGTGCATCTGTGCACGCTTTTGCCGATCTATACCGAGGAACGCGATTTTGAGAAACAACATGGAATCGCCGCTTTAGTCGAAAAGTTTGCCCTGTCCCGTGTTCCGCCAATCGTCCAACCCACTCGTGAGCGGCTTGTTTAG